A region from the Methylocella sp. genome encodes:
- a CDS encoding IS5 family transposase (programmed frameshift) — translation MNRDQFWLTDAQFAKIAPHLPTDTRGKAGVDDRRVVSGIIHVLKSGGRWIDAPLEYGPKKTLYNRYVRWAAKGVWIDLFHALAQAGGPPAQVLIDSSAVKAHRSASGGKGGRRNQAIGRSRGGRTTKIHALTDADCRPLSFMLTGGQIADCSAGAELIARLPPCEILHGDKGYDANAIRRQVEERGAMPNIPPKANRRWKNCFSPFLYRNRNAIERMFCRLKDFRRVATRYDRNALNFLATVCIAATVCYWL, via the exons ATGAATCGGGATCAATTCTGGCTGACGGACGCGCAGTTCGCGAAGATCGCGCCGCATCTTCCCACGGACACGCGCGGCAAGGCGGGCGTCGATGATCGCCGGGTGGTCAGCGGGATCATTCATGTGCTGAAATCTGGCGGACGCTGGATTGACGCGCCGCTGGAGTACGGGCCAAAGAAGACTCTCTACAATCGCTACGTTCGCTGGGCTGCTAAGGGCGTTTGGATCGATCTGTTCCACGCGCTTGCGCAAGCAGGCGGGCCGCCGGCGCAGGTCCTCATCGACTCCTCGGCGGTCAAGGCGCATCGCTCGGCCAGTGGCGGCAAAGGGGGGAGAAGAA ATCAGGCCATCGGCCGTTCGCGCGGCGGGCGCACAACCAAAATCCACGCATTGACCGATGCGGACTGCCGCCCGCTGTCTTTCATGCTCACCGGCGGCCAAATCGCCGATTGCTCGGCGGGCGCGGAGCTTATCGCGCGACTTCCTCCTTGCGAAATCCTCCATGGCGACAAGGGCTACGACGCAAATGCGATCCGTCGGCAGGTCGAGGAGCGCGGAGCTATGCCGAATATCCCGCCCAAGGCCAATCGCAGGTGGAAGAACTGCTTCTCGCCCTTCCTCTATCGAAACCGCAACGCCATCGAACGCATGTTCTGCCGCCTGAAAGACTTCAGGCGCGTGGCTACGCGCTACGACCGAAACGCATTAAACTTCCTCGCCACAGTCTGCATCGCCGCTACCGTTTGCTACTGGTTGTGA
- a CDS encoding type II toxin-antitoxin system HicA family toxin: protein MQGLETNVRKIIARLEKEGWMNIGVAGHYRFVNRDFPGVMIVVPRRKELTIGAAQSIAEAAEWI from the coding sequence ATGCAAGGCCTGGAGACCAACGTGCGTAAAATCATCGCGCGCCTGGAAAAGGAAGGTTGGATGAATATTGGGGTCGCCGGCCACTATCGATTCGTTAACCGGGATTTCCCAGGAGTGATGATCGTTGTTCCCCGTAGGAAAGAACTTACAATCGGCGCCGCGCAATCCATTGCCGAAGCGGCGGAGTGGATTTAG